GTGCAAAAGGATCCTGCAATGGTTGAAGAACAGATGGCATCAGATGTTCTGTTCCACTTCTTCAAGTAAGATGTTTAGTTCTTTTGGCTGAGAAGAAAACTGTAAGCCACTCTTTTTGCAATTGATATTTCAGATGCGGGTTGTGATTGCTTGAGACCAAGATCCCTAGACAgcaaataacaataaatgCATAACTGGCACAAGATATTGCTAATAGCAACTTTACATAAACAGATCCATTGTCATCTCTAGGGAATGGATGCTGATTGATCAAATTTCTTGAAATTTTGTCACATTCCTCCTTAGTCGGTTGAGGTGTCATGCTTGAGACTACTGCCACACTTTAAACGGTTTCACAAGTAGCATGGTCAAGGATTTGTTTGGTTAGTCGGGCCATAACAAATGGCGAAAAGTATAGTATCACATATTCTGGTGACTCTGCATACGTTGAAGACCTGCAagactaaacaaacaattagtTAGTCAGTGCAAAAAGGACAGTTTCAATTGTTCACTTGGTTTCAGATGAAATTAGCctgagcaaacagacaaacatgcaaagatCTATATTACTCTATGCAGTTGGACCTGTTCACTATAATCTGTCATTAAACATGGTATCAATAAAAGGGTACAACCTCCTTCAAGATGATCAATACAATTAACTCACAAATCtgctaattagcactaatCCAGATGTACTAGTTACTAGCTATCTTAATTATTAGACAAAAGCATAGTCTAGACAGAACAACTAGCGTTTGACTACACAGGTAGTTTAGAGATTAAAATCTGTAGCTCTACAAAAACAGTTTCAATCAGCCGTAGTTGACTGTGAACGTAAGTAAGCACAATGCCCAGTGAAGGTAAGACCATTTACCTGAAAGCTGTACAACCCTAGGAGTGTGTTCATAGCTGTGACCGAGATTATACTATGTTCTGTCTATGTCGgccatcacctttctcacaGCTCGGCTACAGCAAaataaagagacaaacaggctATTCAGTGGCAGAAACATCCAAAGCAAAGCTTTCAACACACATGACTAACGTACGTCTCAATTtgtcttgtagaaacgcgatgaaaACGACCGACCGAGAcatgatcccggatgtcagagtatttgtctctcagattTCACGTGCTGCTGTAGCAACAGTACGATGGGCACTAACATCACTCCATAGGTATTttagccagcggtgatgactctaacattagccaaaaagAACGTCTCATATCAATGTCTGAAGggagaaaatcactcgagatcaggtgaccgagaCTAGGTCCCCttgagtcatccgtcttcgttgtctgcgagagtagacGACGGacgttgacaagacaaaaccaacaatttggtgAAAGAAAGCCATATAATGACACTATCGatagagatgacttgcgtctcaaacgaagttgtagaaacgagatggccgAGATATGATAATCTGTGACCGAGAATGGGTGCGATCAGTTtgcaagttctacagcagcaacgacGGATGCTGATGTGATCCGTTCTatctagttgctatccagtagggcTAAGACTCTAGCGCAGCTAGTAGGCAGAGAACGAGATTAGGATGACTGAGATaagatccgggactctatagatagatagatatctCAGCAAAAACATGTTGCCTCCCGGATGTACACTCTTGATGGAATGGCTGATAAAGACGGGAACGAGGACTGGACCGAGAGTATCTTCGTGACGTTGTGAAGATGCTACGGCAAATAAGTCGAAAAGGTCTAAGCGAAGCAGTTCAACAGCAATTTCTTGGACTGTCTGCCAGAGGCGAACAAAAACCTAGAAAATAACTGAATGACAATCTGAGGTCGATCGTCAGTAGTCGTGACTGCATGTCGTACGCAGGTGCGTGTCGAGAGACGTTCTTGAATGTCTCTACTACAAcagtagttgatattaaatatatccataattttaattaattattaaaagtACGTAAAATGCGTGTTTACAGAAATGGGCACAGCTACCTATTAATACTGTGTGCTCTTTTTCTCAGTTTAACAAGAAAAAATACGGTACACGTACATCTTATAAATAATTGCGTAAACGAGTATATATGATTTGCATAATTTCATTATCATCTTGCAGTTTCCTTGCTTGCAGGAAACTCTGACATTGGCTCTATTTGTTTTGGATTGATTCTAGTGGCTGTTTTTCAGTCACTTAATTGCTGGAGGTCATGCATGTCTAAATGGTCGTTATGCTGATACAGATTCGTGCATTTGCAAGATCATGAGTGAATTAATTACTGTTCATGCTAATTTttatacgcatgcgcaatgtatAGATGCGATAATCTGCCCCCAGCTTGTGTTTGTTCTACAGGCTACTGAGGTTTGAACCAATGCAGCTATTATTGCGCACCAAGGCATCCGGCGCGGCAAGTACTCACGTACCATACTACGTGCTTGCGAATGGATATTTTGCAATTATGACTGTCATGATGAGTTCACGTGCATCCGAGGCGTAGGAATAGCATCAAAGTCGGGGGCAATGCAATCTGGCTGCCATTATTGGAGATCTTCTCTTGATCTACTCTGGGCCTGTTTTCACGATGGCCTCTAGTTTAGGCTGCTGATTGGTGGACGTGGTCCTCGTTGTTCCTACGCTAAAGATGTGTGCATGATTTCTAGGGCTGTTTTACACCGCACGTGATCGTGATCACGCGAGATCAAAATTTGAGTAGCGGCAAGTGGATTTGCTAGCTGTCAGTGTTCGTAACTGTGATGTAGGCTAGAAGTGCGAGAGATCGAGTTGGTTGCTGTAGCTAAGCTAATCAAGGTATATTGCACCTCCGTTTGAACTCTACGTCTCACTTAAAAACCTtttccattttgtgtgtgatcAGACAAGATGTCGTCCGAGCCAAAAACGATTGGGAACGCTATGTTACTCCCAAGTTACCAGAACTTGTGAAAAAGTTAAACCCGTCGTCGTTGTTGGAGGAGTTACTTGCTTGTGGTCTTCTAACTTCAGAAGATTGCAGTACTCTGCGACATGGCTGTTTGACGGAGGAGGATCGATCTCGTAAACTGCTTTATGACCTACTCCCACGAAGGGGAAACGATGCGTTCGACCGTTTCTGCCAAGTCATAGGCAGGGGCGTAGCTCAAGGGTTTCCAGAGGGGTTTCCAAATCTTACGAGCTTGATATCtgtagtgaatatgataaTAGCATAAACGTTTCACACAACTTCAAAATTGTAAACTAAGTCATTTAGCTGTCTAGCTCAGTGTCCCACGTGTCTTCTGGTGAATCAGTATCCAGTACAAAAGTGTTAGCTAGTTCACTGTCTGAGTATGGCTCTCCAAAGTTTGGGAGAATAATCTTTCTCGGGTTCCTGGCAGAAAATAAGCGGATCACGTCCaagtgtgacaacttcctgttgTAATGGACATGCAGCATGACAAGTCCGTTGAATCGGATCTGCGACATGGATGCCCGGAGAGATGTCTTGACGCGATTGAGAGCACTTATAGACCGCTCGCACTCACAGGACGTCACAGGCCAGGTGCAGACAAGGCGCAATAGCCTCGACACAGTTGGAATTAGTGGATTACCCATTGCCAAACGCAACGCTTCTGCTACAGTAGCGGGGTGCTCTGAAATGGGCAGTGATTTCAGTATGGCAATCCACAAGTCAATTTCTGCAGACAGCGCATCCAAGTTCGGACTCGCAGTAGGAAAATCACTTTGATATGCCTTTCCAAATTCAAGAATATCTGCTTTGGCTGAAGCATCACGTAGCAAAATCGTCGGCATAAATGACATTCCTTTCATAGCTAGTTGTTGAAGGTTTCCAAACCGGATATTCATTTGCGAAATAATGTCATCTAGTAGCGGTATACTCACGTTCAGGCGATAGTAGTCAACTGGCGTTTGCGCTGGAATGTTCCCACGGTACGTCTGCCTACTGCAATATCTTGGGAGACTCTCTTGCACTCCAGTCTTCAGACACAAAGCCTGAACGTCTGTCCACCATTCACCATGCCTGTCGTTGATGTTGTCCCGCATATCTTGAAGAACGGAGATGACTCTAGCGACGTGTTTGTAAGCCTTTGCAACATCTGTGGCTTTCTCTTGGAGACTTGATGTTAGGCTTTGAATTGCAGCCATCAATTTTGATGTTATCAcaaatgttgcaagaaatcGGAACTGGGTTAGGTTATTGTGGAGAGATGTAGCAGAGGAGGAGCTAGTAGCGTTCCATGTAACTGTTCCACCCCTGTTTCTGCTGATTGTCTCCAACGTCGTTAAAACAGCTGGATAAAGCTCAGCAAACACGACAAGGGCTTCATGTCGCGCTACCCACCTTGTTTTGCACAAATCAACCAACTTTTTCTTTGAGTCGCCACCCTCTCCTTGACGCCATTCATGAACTATCTCAGCCATAGCATGAGCACGCTTTGGTGAATATTTGAAAAAGATGTTGACGTCTAACAATGATGACCACATAGACTGGATGAAAGGCAGTTTGCTTAGCCTTATTATACACAGGTTGAGACAATGTGCACTGCAATGGAGGTACAGCGCTTTTGGGCATTCTGCAGTTACTCTGCTTGCACAACCCTGCAAAGGTCCAGCCATATTCCCTGCACCGTCGTAGCCTTGTCCACGAAGCTTCTCTTTTGGCTGCAAGCCCATTTCCGTCATTGTGGTCAGTAGCAGATTAGCTAAAGCT
The DNA window shown above is from Corticium candelabrum chromosome 13, ooCorCand1.1, whole genome shotgun sequence and carries:
- the LOC134189234 gene encoding 52 kDa repressor of the inhibitor of the protein kinase-like, with translation MKRRSKDQLTISALFEAARKRSRGGDPTQESVDSERASSHSINLELNPMTSEAYETADLSIEVTGSGGSGDHVSDRVEVLAFVNGDERDPAEACRAIRNDVGELVDPNKLQDDTKLSLLLGHFVPDSHFPFPPRQEKKSGRDTKRYFQLQWLEKYNWLVYSPSQNGGYCLPCALFSTDQSTGQLCKQAMVKFTKASETLRKHDQQECHKVCCTRASHFIATRRHGQANILQLVVDQGSKQKQENIAKLCALIKTVEFCGRQNISLRGHREKGFTWDPNEQLACNPGNFLALLRFRVDAGDEHLLRDFHMSQSARGLRASYLSPTIQNELIECCGKVIQEDILRDVRKAPFFSVCADESADASNQEQLPLVLRFVDESGLIREELAEFLCCSDGTTGLALANLLLTTMTEMGLQPKEKLRGQGYDGAGNMAGPLQGCASRVTAECPKALYLHCSAHCLNLCIIRLSKLPFIQSMWSSLLDVNIFFKYSPKRAHAMAEIVHEWRQGEGGDSKKKLVDLCKTRWVARHEALVVFAELYPAVLTTLETISRNRGGTVTWNATSSSSATSLHNNLTQFRFLATFVITSKLMAAIQSLTSSLQEKATDVAKAYKHVARVISVLQDMRDNINDRHGEWWTDVQALCLKTGVQESLPRYCSRQTYRGNIPAQTPVDYYRLNVSIPLLDDIISQMNIRFGNLQQLAMKGMSFMPTILLRDASAKADILEFGKAYQSDFPTASPNLDALSAEIDLWIAILKSLPISEHPATVAEALRLAMGNPLIPTVSRLLRLVCTWPVTSCECERSISALNRVKTSLRASMSQIRFNGLVMLHVHYNRKLSHLDVIRLFSARNPRKIILPNFGEPYSDSELANTFVLDTDSPEDTWDTELDS